In one Lolium rigidum isolate FL_2022 chromosome 3, APGP_CSIRO_Lrig_0.1, whole genome shotgun sequence genomic region, the following are encoded:
- the LOC124699461 gene encoding E3 ubiquitin protein ligase DRIP2-like: MPIAMQPAHASSSPGEGDDNQPLPEPDNPTAANADAEMKEVTEEEAPAAVEVQEEVKNQEEEDGDETKGEEEEEQSGRGKKRGRGGGGARELQVMVKRELLAACMTCHICNRLLRDATTISECLHTFCRKCIYKKFNDEEVESCPKCGIDLGCTPVEKLRADHSLQDVRSKIFPFKRKKINAEDAASPISPPNKIKERSISSLVVPTPRLTPTGSTGRRSRVVTRKAAAALRGVGPTTDNPVKKENDSSDKNAHSSSVPANLGKVPKTKRQILSTEDTPNHSSTKDTEDDSKDMADNAELWRPLNCLVEAANRTKSIRSSLQSSAVKREKLNGSPSSTYGNKTKLKEHLKKSKLEDDKKDAPVTPARLNKKLQGTVRRKRGLRAPVDVKPDGALTQNMKRFSSIWFSLVASFEQKGDPPLPQISSHYLRIKDANIPASSIQKYLVQKLSLPSESEVEVNCCGQPVDPAQPLRNLVELWLKGRSTQATQATVGSPAEDFVMVLTYGRPKAMAS; this comes from the exons ATGCCCATAGCCATGCagcccgcgcacgcatcgtcgtcGCCGGGGGAGGGGGACGACAACCAACCGCTGCCGGAGCCCGACAATCCTACGGCGGCCAACGCGGATGCGGAGATGAAGGAAGttacggaggaggaggcgcctgcGGCGGTTGAGGTCCAGGAGGAGGTCAAGaaccaagaagaggaagatgggGACGAGAccaagggcgaggaggaggaggagcagagcgGCCGGGGCAAGAAgcgagggaggggcggcggcggggccaggGAGCTGCAGGTCATGGTGAAGCGGGAGCTGCTCGCCGCCTGCATGACGTGCCACATCTGCAACCGCCTCCTCCGCGACGCCACCACCATCTCCGAGTGCCTCCACACCT TTTGTAGAAAGTGCATATACAAGAAGTTCAATGATGAGGAGGTAGAATCCTGCCCAAAATGTGGGATTGATCTCGGCTGCACTCCAGTTGAGAAGCTTAG AGCTGATCACAGTCTACAAGATGTAAGATCCAAAATTTTCCCATTCAAACGCAAGAAGATCAACGCTGAAGATGCTGCATCTCCTATTTCAcctcccaataaaataaaagagagatCTATCTCTTCATTAGTGGTGCCTACACCTAGATTAACACCGACAGGATCGACTGGGCGGCGGTCAAGGGTAGTTACCAGGAAAGCTGCTGCTGCCTTGCGTGGAGTTGGTCCTACTACTGACAATCCTGTGAAAAAGGAAAATGATTCCAGTGACAAGAATGCTCATAGCTCAAGCGTGCCTGCTAATTTGGGCAAAGTGCCGAAAACAAAAAGACAG ATTTTATCAACTGAGGACACACCAAACCATTCCTCCACTAAAGATACTGAAGATGATAGTAAGGACATGGCAGATAACGCCGAGCTCTGGAGACCTTTGAATTGTCTGGTAGAAGCTGCAAACAGGACAAAGTCCATTAGGTCGAGTTTACAGAGTTCAGCTGTTAAAAGAGAGAAGCTTAATGGTTCTCCCAGTAGTACATATGGtaacaaaacaaagctaaaagagCATCTGAAGAAATCCAAACTGGAGGATGATAAGAAAGATGCTCCAGTTACACCAGCGAGACTAAATAAGAAACTTCAAGGGACTGTGCGGAGAAAGAGAGGACTTCGAGCCCCGGTAGATGTGAAACCTGATGGTGCACTTACGCAGAACATGAAGAGATTCAGCTCCATATGGTTTTCGTTGGTTGCCTCATTCGAACA GAAAGGAGACCCGCCTTTGCCACAGATTTCTTCACACTATCTGCGCATAAA AGATGCGAATATACCTGCTTCGTCTATCCAAAAGTACCTGGTGCAGAAACTCAGTCTCCCGAGCGAGTCCGAG GTAGAAGTAAATTGCTGTGGGCAGCCAGTGGACCCTGCACAACCTCTGCGCAATTTAGTAGAGCTGTGGCTGAAGGGGCGATCGACGCAGGCAACACAGGCCACCGTAGGCTCCCCTGCAGAAGATTTCGTAATGGTGCTAACCTACGGACGGCCGAAGGCCATGGCATCATGA
- the LOC124699462 gene encoding probable prefoldin subunit 4, whose translation MQQGDGTEAQVTWEDQQNINRFGRLNNRLHELADEIRLAKEANENLEDAGNELILCDEDVVRFQIGEVFAHMPMDDVETRLEQMKEDAAKKLERLEEEKESILAQMAELKKILYGKFKDAINLEED comes from the exons ATGCAGCAG GGCGACGGCACGGAGGCGCAGGTGACATGGGAGGACCAGCAGAACATCAACCGGTTCGGCCGTCTCAACAACCGCCTCCACGAGCTCGCTGACGAAATCAGGCTTGCCAAG GAAGCAAATGAAAACCTTGAGGATGCTGGGAATGAACTTATCTTGTGTGATGAAGATGTGGTGCGTTTCCAAATTGGAGAGGTGTTCGCGCACATGCCGATGGATGATGTGGAAACCAGGCTGGAGCAGATGAAAGAGGATGCGGCTAAGAAGCTGGAGAggctggaggaggagaaggaatccATCCTTGCCCAGATGGCTGAACTGAAGAAGATCCTGTATGGGAAATTTAAGGATGCCATCAACCTGGAGGAAGATTGA